Within Actinomycetota bacterium, the genomic segment CATCGGGCTCGGGCAAGTCGACGCTGCTGCGCTGTATCAACGGCCTGGAGCGGATCGACTCGGGGTCGATAACCGTCGACGGCGTCGAGGTGGTCCAGGAGGAGGAGAGCCTCAACCGCCTGCGGCGCAAGGTGGGGATCGTGTTCCAGAGCTTCAACCTGTTCCCGCACATGACCGTGCAGCAAAATGTCACGCTGGCGCCGAGGCAGGTGCTTAAGCTGCCGGAAGAAGAGGCGAACGAACGGGCAGCCGAGCTTCTCAACCGTATCGGGCTGGCCGACAAGGCCTCCGACTACCCCGACCGCCTCTCCGGCGGCCAGCAGCAGAGGGTCGCCATAGTGCGGGCGCTGGCGATGCAGCCGCGCCTGCTGCTGTTGGACGAAGTGACGAGCGCCCTCGACCCGGCGCTGGTCGGCGAGGTCCTGGACCTGGTGCGGGACCTGGTCAAGGAGGGCATGACGCTGCTGCTCGCCACCCACGAGATGGGTTTCGCCCGCCAGGTCGCCACCCAGGTGGCCTTTCTGGACGGCGGCCGGATAGTGGAGAAGGGCCTGCCGGAGCAGATGTTCACCGACCCGCAACAGGAGCAGACCCGCACGTTCCTGAAACGGATTCTTGCTTCGGGACGGCTCTAGCCGCGTGTAGAAGACGAAATGATGCCGAGGGAAGCGATCGAGGAAGTCATTCAACTGTTGGTTGCGGACTCTTCGAGTACCACAGGCGAATCACATGAACAGCTCATTAGGGGTAGAGCCGAAGAGCAAGCGGAGTATTTCGATGGTACGTAACGCGGGCGCGGCCTATATCCGAGAGACGCTCGGCGTCGAGC encodes:
- a CDS encoding amino acid ABC transporter ATP-binding protein; this translates as MSALLQIGDVHKSFGSNRVLAGVELDMEEHSVVCLIGASGSGKSTLLRCINGLERIDSGSITVDGVEVVQEEESLNRLRRKVGIVFQSFNLFPHMTVQQNVTLAPRQVLKLPEEEANERAAELLNRIGLADKASDYPDRLSGGQQQRVAIVRALAMQPRLLLLDEVTSALDPALVGEVLDLVRDLVKEGMTLLLATHEMGFARQVATQVAFLDGGRIVEKGLPEQMFTDPQQEQTRTFLKRILASGRL